One window of Triticum dicoccoides isolate Atlit2015 ecotype Zavitan chromosome 5A, WEW_v2.0, whole genome shotgun sequence genomic DNA carries:
- the LOC119303157 gene encoding HMG-Y-related protein A-like, whose protein sequence is MAAEQVAKPATLPPYPEMILAAIAALNDKNGSNKSAISKYIEGKYGDLPKEHGALLTAHLVRMKESGQLFFLKNNYFRTDAPDAPPKRGRGRPRKPIDPNAPPPPPKSASPRPRGRPAKPKDPEAEAANPPKKAKTVNPPKKAKTAPAPAVDGSAKRGRGRPPKARPAEPAAA, encoded by the exons ATGGCCGCCGAGCAGGTCGCCAAGCCGGCCACCCTCCCGCCCTATCCCGAG ATGATACTGGCGGCCATCGCGGCGCTCAACGACAAGAACGGGTCGAACAAGTCCGCCATCTCCAAGTACATCGAGGGCAAGTACGGCGACCTCCCCAAGGAGCACGGCGCGCTGCTGACGGCGCATCTGGTGCGCATGAAGGAGTCCGGCCAGCTCTTCTTCCTCAAGAACAACTACTTCCGCACGGACGCGCCGGACGCCCCGCCCAAGCGGGGCCGCGGCCGCCCGCGCAAGCCCATAGACCccaacgcgccgccgccgccgcccaagtcCGCGTCGCCGCGCCCCCGCGGACGCCCCGCCAAGCCCAAGGACCccgaggccgaggccgccaacCCGCCCAAGAAGGCCAAGACCGTCAACCCGCCCAAGAAGGCCAAGACCGCTCCCGCCCCTGCCGTCGACGGATCCGCCAAGCGCGGCCGCGGCCGTCCGCCCAAGGCGCGCCCCGCCGAGCCGGCGGCGGCCTGA